One window of Nostoc sp. C052 genomic DNA carries:
- a CDS encoding PP2C family protein-serine/threonine phosphatase, with protein MSQLPSQPTDNNSSAATDVTPVVALKELVARLHREQNKIQDLLSSLGFALRSFNNLNQFLELIPLMATRVTDADGSALFLYKPNGQVRLEQLHWQDSRQRKNIRKALEIASSQITLVPNAAPLANATGILDDQMHRYLGPDVQIFGTAILVKHTERGWLYVLSRDPEYSWTETRQKLVRLVADQTAVAIENDELAVELRKKERLDQELEIGAEIQRRLLPRQCPTIPGAVLAARCKPANRVGGDYYDFIATSNNKIQPKIKASKENSRWGLVIGDVMGKGVPAGLIMTMMRGMLRGEVLHGNSPAGILQNLNRVMYADLENSHRFVTLFYSEYNPHSRILSYSNAAHNPPLWWHAATKTVSRLDTLGMLIGLDANSQYEDAQVQLEPGDTIIYYTDGLTDAAAAGGDRFDEDNFVSSFNTACKYCNGPQEIVDYLFDQVQQFIGDDRQNTDDMTLVVLQIS; from the coding sequence GTGTCTCAACTTCCCTCTCAACCCACTGATAACAATAGTAGTGCCGCAACTGATGTCACACCAGTCGTGGCACTTAAAGAACTCGTGGCAAGGTTGCACCGGGAACAGAACAAAATTCAAGATTTGCTAAGTTCTTTAGGATTTGCCCTGAGAAGTTTCAATAATTTAAATCAGTTTTTGGAACTGATACCGCTGATGGCAACAAGGGTGACAGATGCAGATGGTAGTGCCCTGTTTCTCTATAAACCTAATGGTCAAGTTAGGTTAGAGCAGTTACATTGGCAAGATAGTCGCCAGCGAAAGAATATCCGCAAGGCGCTAGAAATAGCTAGCAGCCAAATCACACTTGTACCCAATGCTGCCCCTTTAGCAAATGCTACGGGAATTTTGGATGACCAAATGCATCGCTATTTGGGGCCAGATGTGCAAATTTTTGGTACAGCGATTCTGGTGAAGCATACAGAACGGGGATGGCTCTATGTCTTGAGTCGTGATCCAGAATATAGTTGGACGGAAACTAGGCAAAAGTTAGTTAGGTTAGTGGCAGACCAAACAGCAGTAGCGATCGAAAATGATGAACTAGCTGTAGAACTGAGAAAAAAAGAACGCCTAGACCAAGAATTAGAAATTGGCGCAGAAATTCAACGGCGACTTTTGCCACGTCAATGTCCTACAATCCCTGGCGCAGTTCTGGCGGCACGTTGTAAACCTGCCAATCGGGTTGGTGGAGACTACTACGATTTTATTGCTACCAGTAATAATAAGATTCAGCCCAAAATCAAAGCCAGTAAGGAAAATAGTCGCTGGGGTTTGGTAATTGGAGATGTCATGGGCAAAGGTGTCCCTGCGGGGCTGATTATGACGATGATGCGGGGAATGCTACGGGGAGAGGTGTTACATGGTAATTCTCCGGCTGGGATTTTGCAAAACTTAAATAGAGTTATGTATGCGGATTTGGAAAATTCCCACCGCTTTGTAACGCTATTTTATTCAGAATATAATCCTCATAGCCGAATTTTGTCTTATAGCAATGCGGCACACAATCCTCCTTTGTGGTGGCATGCAGCGACAAAAACTGTCAGCCGTTTAGATACTTTGGGAATGCTAATCGGTTTGGATGCTAACAGCCAATATGAAGATGCCCAGGTACAGTTAGAGCCTGGGGATACAATTATCTACTATACAGATGGTTTGACCGATGCTGCTGCCGCTGGTGGCGATCGCTTCGATGAAGATAATTTTGTCTCTAGCTTCAATACCGCTTGCAAGTACTGCAATGGGCCACAGGAGATTGTGGATTACCTTTTTGACCAAGTTCAGCAATTTATTGGTGATGACAGGCAAAACACTGATGATATGACATTAGTTGTTTTGCAAATTTCATAA
- a CDS encoding TIGR04282 family arsenosugar biosynthesis glycosyltransferase, whose protein sequence is MLNLPGNPKRHLIIFTRYPEPGKTKTRLIPVLGTVGAANLQRQMSEYTIFQVQELQKAIDISVEVRFTGGNSQLMADWLGLDLVYQFQGEGDLGSRMARSLFDAFQSGMEQVIIIGTDCPGLNAQILATAFEKLHASDLVLGPAIDGGYYLIGLRQPILGLFVNIDWGTDGVFQKTVEIAQKLHLSYVSLSPLADVDRPEDLPIWEQAIASQMEK, encoded by the coding sequence GTGCTGAACTTACCAGGAAACCCAAAACGGCATCTGATTATTTTTACTCGCTATCCAGAACCAGGTAAGACAAAAACCAGATTGATACCTGTTTTGGGAACTGTTGGTGCTGCTAATCTTCAACGCCAAATGAGTGAATATACAATATTTCAGGTTCAAGAATTGCAAAAGGCTATTGACATATCTGTAGAAGTGCGGTTTACGGGTGGCAATTCGCAACTCATGGCAGACTGGCTGGGGTTGGATTTGGTTTATCAGTTTCAAGGTGAAGGGGATCTAGGTTCGCGGATGGCGCGATCGCTTTTCGATGCCTTTCAATCTGGTATGGAACAAGTAATTATCATCGGTACAGATTGTCCTGGATTGAATGCCCAGATTCTCGCGACAGCTTTTGAGAAGCTACACGCCTCTGACTTAGTACTTGGCCCTGCGATCGATGGTGGATATTACTTAATTGGTTTGCGTCAACCCATCCTGGGGTTATTCGTTAACATCGACTGGGGAACCGATGGAGTATTCCAGAAAACCGTGGAAATTGCCCAGAAACTTCATTTATCATACGTGAGCTTGTCGCCTTTAGCTGATGTTGACCGACCGGAGGATCTACCGATTTGGGAACAAGCCATTGCAAGTCAAATGGAAAAATGA
- a CDS encoding HpsJ family protein: protein MVNRFASVSPALTLKVVGTICILSFFVDFLILLLPFQPTDRVWQINLATALVDRGIVPLVGLGLLFAAYWVGNADVGSDRPQGIDLRFPALILSSILGLMFLLIFPLHLNNVNQAKAQTLNRITQEADQAENQLNTRLSQLQAQLNTEQGKAQLEQLRNQTKAQFSEILKDDQKYKQALESPQIPANIKELLKKAKTNPQALDKAIEQQTDIQTLQTQQLSQVRQRRDEALQQAKDTAWKSGLRIGISSLLLAIGYIIIGWTGLRGRGAVQGGKPRTAAR, encoded by the coding sequence ATGGTTAACCGTTTTGCTTCCGTAAGTCCTGCCCTCACACTTAAGGTAGTTGGCACAATCTGCATTTTGTCTTTTTTCGTTGACTTTTTGATTCTATTGTTACCCTTTCAACCGACTGATCGGGTATGGCAAATCAACTTGGCAACAGCACTCGTCGATCGGGGAATTGTTCCTTTAGTAGGTTTAGGGCTTCTGTTTGCTGCCTATTGGGTTGGTAATGCTGATGTCGGAAGCGATCGCCCCCAAGGTATCGATTTAAGATTTCCCGCCCTGATCCTCTCAAGTATTTTAGGGTTGATGTTCTTGCTGATTTTTCCGCTGCACCTGAATAACGTCAATCAAGCTAAGGCTCAAACACTCAATCGCATCACTCAAGAAGCAGATCAAGCAGAAAATCAACTGAACACTCGGTTATCGCAATTGCAAGCACAACTGAATACTGAGCAAGGAAAAGCCCAACTAGAACAGCTGCGAAACCAAACCAAAGCTCAGTTTAGTGAAATCCTCAAAGATGACCAAAAATATAAGCAAGCACTTGAAAGCCCTCAAATTCCTGCAAACATTAAAGAGTTACTGAAGAAAGCTAAAACAAATCCCCAAGCACTCGACAAAGCTATCGAACAACAAACAGATATTCAAACGCTGCAAACTCAACAACTGAGCCAAGTTCGCCAGCGCAGAGACGAAGCGCTGCAACAAGCTAAAGATACTGCTTGGAAATCTGGACTGCGGATTGGGATTAGCAGTTTGCTGTTGGCTATTGGTTACATTATTATCGGCTGGACAGGGTTAAGAGGTAGGGGTGCTGTACAAGGTGGTAAACCTAGAACTGCCGCACGCTAA
- a CDS encoding DUF4079 domain-containing protein gives MSLELSASVKYWLNFFHPVLMWALLAFSIYAAYLGLQVQRTRNAQGEEKKELIKGRYNVRHYQIGSILLALMVTGAIGGMAVTYINNGKLFVQPHLLAGLAMTSLIAFSAALSPYMQKGANWARATHILINFTLLGLFAWQAVTGVQIVQRILTKA, from the coding sequence ATGAGTCTAGAACTTTCTGCGTCGGTGAAATATTGGTTGAACTTCTTCCATCCGGTGCTGATGTGGGCGCTATTAGCATTCTCAATTTATGCCGCCTACTTAGGGCTGCAAGTACAGCGTACCAGAAATGCTCAGGGAGAAGAAAAGAAAGAACTGATTAAAGGTAGATATAACGTCAGACACTACCAAATCGGGTCTATACTCCTAGCTTTGATGGTGACAGGTGCGATCGGTGGGATGGCTGTCACTTACATCAATAATGGTAAATTGTTTGTCCAGCCTCACCTGTTAGCAGGACTGGCTATGACAAGTCTAATAGCATTTTCTGCTGCTTTGTCCCCCTATATGCAGAAAGGGGCAAATTGGGCGCGTGCAACTCACATTTTGATAAATTTCACCCTTTTGGGACTTTTTGCTTGGCAGGCTGTTACTGGTGTGCAAATTGTCCAAAGAATTCTTACTAAAGCATAG
- the nusB gene encoding transcription antitermination factor NusB, translated as MQPRKPQQIARELALLSLSQLPVNPKKLDKLEDDQLVSKLVLGAVRTLTSEVQDTLDNAAGELQRSNDRLLSSQTRASDLNTARTMLQEAIACTQTAINQLGTAVEFPVLIQLANQDKGVRNYAKELVITVNENRHIIDQLISNALVDWQVTRLAQIDRDILQIAVAEMKFLGVPDSIAINEAVELAKRYSGDDGHRFINGVLRRVTEQKQTA; from the coding sequence ATGCAACCCCGTAAACCCCAGCAAATTGCTCGTGAATTGGCGCTTCTAAGCCTTAGTCAATTGCCAGTCAACCCCAAGAAATTAGATAAATTGGAAGACGATCAACTAGTATCCAAGTTGGTACTAGGAGCAGTACGGACTCTGACCTCAGAAGTGCAAGATACCCTTGATAATGCCGCAGGTGAACTGCAACGCAGTAACGATCGCCTCTTAAGCAGTCAAACTCGTGCTTCTGACCTCAATACTGCCAGAACGATGCTTCAAGAAGCGATCGCCTGTACCCAAACAGCAATCAATCAGTTGGGTACAGCAGTTGAGTTCCCAGTATTGATTCAGTTAGCTAATCAGGACAAGGGAGTTCGGAATTACGCTAAAGAGCTTGTGATTACCGTCAACGAAAATAGACACATTATAGATCAACTCATTTCTAATGCCTTAGTAGATTGGCAAGTAACTCGCCTCGCCCAAATTGACCGCGATATCTTGCAAATTGCTGTGGCAGAAATGAAGTTCTTAGGAGTTCCAGATAGTATTGCCATAAATGAAGCTGTGGAATTAGCCAAACGCTACAGTGGTGACGATGGTCATCGGTTTATTAATGGTGTTTTGCGCCGAGTCACTGAGCAGAAACAAACAGCATAG
- a CDS encoding DUF502 domain-containing protein, translated as MDTDNKSSSSLKQENRGLVIDRLKQDLKNDLIAGLLVIIPLATTIWLTITIANWVINFLTQIPKQLNPFDGLNPVLVNLLNLLVGLAVPLLSILLMGLMARNIAGRWLLDFGERLLQAIPLAGQVYKTLKQLLETILKDSNGKFRRVILVEYPRRGIWAIAFVTGAISSDIQAQMPRPVLSVFIPTTPNPTTGWYAVVPEDEVVNLSMSIEDAFKIVVSGGIVAPNTPLVFSKESTLKVTHEETKQQVITEFGTGD; from the coding sequence ATGGATACCGATAACAAAAGTTCCTCTAGCTTAAAACAGGAGAATCGGGGCTTGGTAATCGATCGCCTAAAACAGGATTTAAAAAACGACCTGATTGCTGGTTTATTGGTAATAATTCCCCTAGCAACCACTATCTGGCTGACAATTACCATTGCTAATTGGGTAATCAACTTCCTCACCCAAATTCCCAAACAACTCAATCCCTTTGATGGCTTAAACCCAGTTTTAGTAAATCTACTGAATTTATTAGTAGGGTTGGCTGTACCTTTACTAAGTATACTATTAATGGGCTTAATGGCTCGTAATATAGCTGGGCGATGGTTGTTAGATTTTGGTGAGCGATTATTACAGGCAATTCCTTTAGCAGGACAGGTATATAAAACTCTCAAACAGCTTTTAGAAACAATCCTAAAGGATTCTAATGGCAAGTTTCGCCGCGTAATTTTAGTAGAATATCCCCGCCGAGGAATTTGGGCGATCGCTTTTGTTACTGGTGCAATCAGCAGTGATATCCAAGCCCAGATGCCCCGCCCTGTGCTAAGTGTTTTTATCCCCACCACCCCGAATCCAACTACTGGATGGTACGCAGTCGTTCCTGAAGACGAGGTGGTGAACCTCTCCATGTCCATTGAAGACGCTTTTAAAATAGTAGTATCAGGTGGCATTGTCGCTCCCAATACACCCTTGGTTTTCTCCAAAGAATCCACACTAAAAGTCACACACGAAGAAACCAAGCAGCAGGTTATTACTGAATTTGGGACTGGGGACTAG
- a CDS encoding glycosyltransferase family 2 protein, with amino-acid sequence MFSIYILTYNEEIDIAACIESAMLSDDIIVVDSCSSDRTVEIANRYPIRVVQHAFESHGRQRTWMLESITPKHQWVYILEADERMTPELFAECERASQNPDYIGYYVAERVMFMNRWIRYSTQYPRYQMRLFRHGKVWFTDYGHTEREVCEGATSFLKETYPHYTCSKGLSRWIDKHNRYSTDEAQETLYQLEQGTVNWRDLFFGKSEVEKRRALKDLSLRLPARPLLRFIYMYFILGGCLDGRAGVAWCTLQAFYEYLILLKVWEMKYLPKPNLDATAILAQESTQQLQCRDSESTHVDVV; translated from the coding sequence ATGTTCTCAATTTACATACTGACATATAACGAAGAAATAGATATTGCTGCTTGTATCGAATCGGCGATGCTATCGGATGACATCATTGTTGTGGATTCATGCAGTAGCGATCGCACTGTGGAAATTGCCAATCGCTATCCCATCCGAGTTGTCCAACACGCTTTTGAAAGCCACGGACGCCAACGCACCTGGATGTTAGAGTCTATTACCCCGAAGCACCAATGGGTTTACATTCTCGAAGCTGACGAGCGGATGACACCAGAACTGTTCGCGGAATGTGAAAGGGCAAGTCAGAATCCAGACTACATCGGTTACTACGTGGCTGAACGTGTGATGTTTATGAATCGTTGGATTCGCTACAGCACACAGTATCCCCGTTATCAAATGCGACTCTTCCGCCACGGTAAAGTGTGGTTTACAGACTATGGTCATACTGAGCGAGAAGTTTGTGAGGGGGCAACTAGCTTTTTAAAAGAAACATACCCACATTACACTTGTAGCAAAGGCTTGAGCCGCTGGATTGACAAGCATAACCGTTATTCTACAGATGAAGCTCAAGAAACACTGTATCAACTAGAACAGGGAACGGTTAACTGGCGAGATTTATTCTTTGGTAAATCGGAAGTTGAAAAACGTCGCGCCTTGAAAGATTTGTCTTTGCGTTTGCCCGCCAGACCGTTGCTACGGTTTATATATATGTATTTTATTTTAGGCGGATGTTTAGATGGACGGGCTGGAGTCGCTTGGTGTACATTGCAGGCATTCTACGAATATCTGATTTTGCTCAAAGTCTGGGAAATGAAGTATCTACCAAAACCTAATTTAGACGCAACAGCAATTCTGGCACAAGAGAGTACACAACAGTTACAGTGCAGGGATTCTGAAAGTACTCATGTTGATGTGGTGTAA
- a CDS encoding ankyrin repeat domain-containing protein: MTENNDTLLLKAAKSGDIKGLCALLAAGAAVDACDRQGTTALMFAANLGYTEIVRSLLDAGANINLPRKLYGLTALMLAASAKQLDIVQLLLSRGADVNATNEDGSTALMAAVLKGHIDVVRVLLAAGAQVNIADKDDDTALKLAVKQGKIEVLEAILQTGVDVNIPDEEGETLLMLAADLGYLKIVEALLAVGADVNANNPDGGTALSAAAAAGHSAIASALLDVGAEINLQDQDGETALHLAVVEGYIDVVKVLLNRGADVQIRNHLGDTPLLVAALQGHSQIVEALLYSGADINGKNLGEVPLTLAVSQGHTQTVKVLLDYGADANIPGDDSKTALIKATERKHTEIIGLLLAKGADVNFQDSARATSLMWAASAGYNEIVQLLLQAGADVNLKNRGGYTALMIAEFNGYKNVVRNLQKAGAQE; the protein is encoded by the coding sequence ATGACTGAAAACAACGATACTTTGCTGCTAAAAGCTGCTAAAAGTGGTGATATCAAGGGGCTGTGTGCGCTGCTGGCTGCTGGTGCGGCGGTGGACGCGTGCGATCGCCAAGGCACCACAGCGTTAATGTTTGCTGCTAATTTAGGTTATACCGAAATTGTGCGATCGCTTCTGGATGCTGGCGCAAATATCAACTTGCCCAGAAAACTCTATGGTTTGACGGCTTTGATGTTGGCGGCTAGTGCCAAACAACTTGACATTGTGCAGCTTTTACTATCCAGAGGTGCTGATGTCAATGCCACGAATGAAGATGGCAGCACAGCTTTAATGGCAGCAGTCCTCAAAGGTCATATCGATGTAGTGAGAGTTTTATTAGCTGCTGGTGCCCAAGTTAATATCGCCGATAAAGATGATGATACGGCATTGAAACTCGCTGTTAAGCAGGGAAAAATAGAAGTTCTAGAAGCAATTCTCCAAACTGGTGTCGATGTCAATATCCCAGATGAGGAGGGCGAGACACTCTTAATGCTGGCAGCAGACTTGGGATATCTGAAGATTGTGGAAGCATTGTTAGCAGTAGGGGCTGACGTGAATGCGAACAACCCTGATGGTGGAACTGCCCTATCAGCCGCCGCCGCTGCTGGACACAGTGCGATCGCATCAGCTTTACTGGACGTAGGTGCCGAGATTAATCTCCAAGACCAAGATGGTGAAACTGCCCTACATCTTGCCGTTGTGGAAGGCTACATTGATGTCGTAAAAGTTTTACTTAACAGGGGCGCAGATGTCCAAATTAGGAACCACCTGGGTGATACACCACTGCTTGTAGCAGCATTACAGGGACATAGCCAAATTGTCGAGGCATTGCTGTATTCTGGGGCAGATATTAATGGGAAAAATCTTGGTGAAGTACCTTTAACGTTGGCGGTATCACAGGGACACACCCAAACAGTGAAAGTGTTGCTAGACTACGGTGCTGATGCCAACATTCCGGGGGATGATAGTAAAACTGCTTTGATCAAGGCAACCGAACGCAAGCACACAGAGATTATAGGTTTGTTGCTAGCAAAGGGGGCAGATGTAAATTTTCAAGACTCAGCGAGGGCAACATCATTAATGTGGGCTGCCTCAGCAGGTTATAACGAAATTGTGCAGTTATTACTGCAAGCTGGGGCAGATGTAAATTTGAAAAACCGGGGCGGTTATACGGCTTTGATGATTGCAGAATTTAATGGTTATAAGAATGTGGTGCGGAATCTGCAAAAAGCTGGAGCGCAAGAATAA
- the ftsY gene encoding signal recognition particle-docking protein FtsY, translating into MVFNWFRRQHNDSSDTPSEQKQEETPPVQEPQTEPVETAPDTTADLLAFAKAAYKNIQQKQQAEVVETPPDLADAPVPSAQPETAETPIAEVTEPEATEEPASTTVEAAQPDVIQAATEGITEDSSVAAITEQPDVSSPELTASKVEPIPTEPEAAPVALSFLERAAAERQAKLEQLIATAIEVPEPEVAQPVATTSEVGEDILGLEFDDGFVWSAKVLAAQGRSAEDVSIEEITWLKKLRQGLDKTRRSILNQLKAIVGQGPLNQAAVTEIEALLLQADVGVEATDFIIDALQKKLREEVTAPEEAIAYLKKILRDMLDAPSKTSHKNSFTPEKETLNIWLITGVNGAGKTTTIGKIAHLGQKSGYKCLIGAADTFRAAAVEQVKVWGSRSGVEVIANPGKNTDPAAVVFDAIAAAQARQTELLLVDTAGRLQNKKNLMDELGKIRRIIDKKAPNAKVESLLVLDATLGQNGLRQAEVFSQAAQLSGVVLTKLDGTAKGGVALAVVQQLGLPIRFIGAGEGIEDLRPFSSYEFVEALLSG; encoded by the coding sequence ATGGTTTTTAATTGGTTCCGTCGTCAACATAATGATTCCTCTGATACTCCTTCCGAGCAGAAGCAGGAAGAAACTCCTCCTGTACAAGAACCCCAAACAGAGCCAGTCGAAACTGCACCAGATACAACGGCAGATTTGTTGGCATTTGCTAAAGCTGCCTACAAAAATATTCAGCAAAAACAACAAGCCGAGGTAGTAGAAACCCCACCTGATTTAGCAGATGCCCCAGTACCATCAGCTCAACCTGAAACCGCAGAAACGCCAATTGCAGAAGTCACTGAACCAGAAGCAACTGAGGAACCTGCTAGTACAACCGTAGAAGCTGCACAACCAGATGTAATCCAAGCTGCTACTGAGGGAATTACAGAAGATTCATCAGTGGCAGCAATTACCGAGCAGCCAGATGTCTCCAGCCCAGAACTCACAGCCAGCAAAGTTGAACCAATACCCACCGAACCAGAGGCAGCACCAGTCGCCTTATCCTTCTTAGAACGGGCGGCGGCAGAACGGCAAGCCAAACTGGAACAACTAATAGCCACCGCTATTGAAGTCCCAGAACCGGAAGTAGCACAGCCAGTAGCTACAACATCAGAGGTGGGAGAGGATATTCTCGGACTGGAATTTGATGATGGGTTTGTCTGGTCGGCGAAAGTCCTGGCAGCTCAAGGTAGAAGTGCAGAAGACGTTTCTATTGAAGAAATTACCTGGCTGAAAAAGCTCCGGCAAGGGTTAGACAAAACTCGCCGTAGTATTCTCAACCAACTGAAGGCGATCGTTGGTCAAGGGCCGCTTAATCAAGCTGCTGTGACGGAAATTGAGGCATTACTCCTGCAAGCTGACGTGGGTGTAGAAGCGACAGACTTTATTATTGATGCTCTACAGAAAAAACTTCGAGAAGAAGTTACTGCACCTGAAGAAGCCATCGCTTATCTGAAAAAAATCCTCCGGGATATGCTGGATGCGCCAAGCAAAACATCCCACAAAAATAGCTTTACCCCAGAAAAAGAAACCTTGAATATTTGGTTAATCACTGGGGTAAATGGTGCCGGTAAAACCACCACCATCGGCAAAATTGCCCACCTCGGACAAAAATCTGGTTATAAATGTTTGATTGGGGCAGCAGACACCTTCCGCGCCGCTGCTGTGGAACAGGTGAAGGTTTGGGGTAGTAGGAGTGGTGTAGAAGTAATTGCCAATCCGGGAAAGAATACAGATCCGGCAGCAGTTGTATTTGATGCGATCGCAGCCGCTCAAGCGCGTCAAACTGAATTACTTCTGGTAGATACAGCTGGGCGACTGCAAAACAAGAAAAATTTAATGGACGAACTCGGTAAAATTCGGCGAATTATCGACAAAAAAGCCCCAAATGCCAAAGTAGAATCTCTTTTGGTTCTAGATGCCACTTTAGGGCAAAATGGACTACGGCAAGCTGAAGTTTTCTCTCAAGCTGCCCAACTCAGTGGCGTTGTCTTAACTAAGCTCGATGGTACTGCCAAAGGCGGCGTTGCCCTGGCCGTTGTACAACAGCTAGGTTTACCCATTCGCTTTATTGGTGCTGGCGAAGGAATTGAAGACCTGCGACCCTTTTCGAGCTATGAGTTTGTCGAAGCTCTCTTGAGTGGCTAA